One window of Nymphaea colorata isolate Beijing-Zhang1983 chromosome 1, ASM883128v2, whole genome shotgun sequence genomic DNA carries:
- the LOC116250247 gene encoding transcription factor MYB36-like, with product MGRSPCCDKANVKRGPWSPEEDATLKNYVERYGTGGNWIALPQKAGLKRCGKSCRLRWLNYLRPDIRHGGFTEEEDNIICSLYESMGSRWSVIASQLPGRTDNDVKNYWNTKLKKKMLAAKNNLGSDHAHVRANSTSICSSSSPSPSSSSSPSTSTVTAIAPASMGSTYSFSNFSKPKHEPMVMPPMEAGFPYTVDHPSTNFGSASLLPSSGFTENIAPQMFPDHKPLFPSQTHNPIDNNYIAWLLNGGAEEAFPLMDLAGGSASEVSSIFAVQDKKIFQDNGEAAPGYNANYNFSYGSMLVNPDGSQQALYPSVAHIL from the exons atgGGGAGGTCACCATGCTGCGACAAGGCGAACGTTAAGCGGGGGCCGTGGTCTCCGGAGGAGGATGCCACCCTCAAGAACTACGTCGAGAGGTATGGCACCGGCGGCAACTGGATTGCTCTCCCCCAGAAAGCAG GGCTCAAACGTTGTGGAAAGAGCTGCCGTTTGCGTTGGCTTAATTACCTGAGGCCTGATATCAGGCATGGTGGTTTTACTGAGGAAGAGGATAACATTATTTGCTCTCTCTACGAGTCCATGGGCAGCAG GTGGTCTGTAATTGCTTCACAGTTACCAGGAAGAACGGACAACGATGTGAAGAATTACTGGAACACTAAGCTCAAGAAGAAAATGCTTGCAGCGAAAAACAATCTTGGTAGCGATCATGCTCATGTCCGCGCGAACTCAACCTCAATTTGTTCATCGTCTTCaccttcaccttcttcttcatcatcaccgtCCACTTCCACAGTCACCGCCATTGCACCAGCAAGCATGGGATCCACCTACAGTTTCTCCAACTTCAGCAAGCCCAAACATGAACCCATGGTGATGCCTCCAATGGAAGCTGGTTTTCCCTATACTGTAGACCACCCAAGCACAAACTTTGGGTCTGCCTCTCTCCTGCCATCATCTGGGTTTACAGAGAATATAGCACCACAGATGTTTCCTGATCATAAGCCCCTTTTCCCATCTCAAACCCATAATCCAATTGACAACAACTATATTGCATGGTTGCTCAATGGTGGCGCTGAGGAGGCTTTCCCTCTCATGGATCTTGCTGGTGGCTCTGCCAGTGAAGTCTCAAGTATCTTTGCTGTTCAAGATAAGAAAATCTTTCAAGATAATGGTGAAGCGGCGCCTGGATACAATGCTAATTACAACTTCTCTTATGGAAGCATGTTGGTCAACCCAGATGGTTCACAGCAAGCGTTGTACCCAAGTGTAGCTCAtatattataa